The DNA region TATGTGGTTATAGAAGTGGGACTTGGGGGGAGATTAGATGCAACAAATGTTATTAATCCTCTTGTCTCGATCATAACTCCCATAGGTTTTGACCATATGCATATATTAGGTAATACAATCGAGAAAATTGCCTTTGAGAAGGCTGGAATAATTAAGGAAGGAAAATTTGTCATATCTTCTATTCAAAAAGAGGAAGCAGAGAAAGTTATCGCAAAAGTTGCAAAGGAGAGAAATGCTATTTATTATAAAATAGATAATCTTTTTAAATGGGAAAGAAAAGATTTTAGTCTTAACGGACAGAGGTTTTTATTGAGTGGAAAAGATATAAATGAAGAGTTTTTTATTCCCCTTCTTGGAGAACATCAAATTGTTAATGCTATTACTGCCTTTGGAGCCATATATTTACTAAGGGATAAATTAAGTATAGATTATGAAACTGTGAGAGAAGGATTTAAAAAAGTACAATGGATGGGGAGATTTCAAATTGTTAGTAAAAGTCCTTTGACAATCATAGATGGAGCCCATAATGTGGAATCTGCTATAGCTTTAAGAGATACTTTAAAAAATTATGTAAACTTTAATAGGTTATTCTTAATATGCGGGCTTATGAAAGATAAGGATGCTGAAGGTTTTCTTAAAATCTTGAATCCTTTGGTTTATAGCTACAATTTTGTTCCCTTATCTTCTCATAGAACTAGAAGTCCAGAGGAGCTTGGTAATATAGTTAAATCTTTTAATGCCGATGCTAATATAAATCTACATACTAACTTTTATGAGGCAATAAATTTTGTCAAAAAAGAAGCCTCACCTGAAGATTTAATACTTATCACAGGGTCTCTATATCTTGCAGGTGAGGCTTTAAATTATTTTTATGGAAACTTAGACTAAGCTTTTAAAGCAGACTTGAAATATTCGAGAAAGACATTTTCTGGTACAGCTCCCTCGATTTCTACCTTTTCATTTATTATGGTCTTGGGAACACCAGTCACATCGTATTTCTCAGCAAGATGTGGAAATTCAATGGCCTCAATCATATCTGCAGTAATTAGTGGATTTTCCATGGCAAATTGGTGGGCAAGTCTTACTGCTCTTGGACAATAGGGACATGTAGGGGTGACAAATACCTGAATATGTACTGGTTTATCAACAGTGGCAAGAAAGGCTTTTGTATTTGGTGAAAGTTGAGTTTCACCACGAGATATATCAATAATATCCTCAATTAGACTTGAGAATTCATAACCTGATGGAATACCAAAATATCTTACTCCCAGTACATTATTATTCTTTTCGAAAAGAATTGCAGGAATTTTGTCCAAATTGTATTTTTTAGCAAGTATTTCGTCGGTTAAGAAGTCATGAATTTCGAGTTCTAATTTGTCTGAGAGAGACACAAGCTCTTCTAAAATTTCTCTTGTTTGTTGACAATAAGGGCATTCAACTCTTCCTGGAACAACTAATTTACTTCCTGCAGCTTTATCGCTGAAAAGTATAATTTTTAACTTGTCCTTGAGATTTTCTCTAAATAGATTTTCCAAATATTGACGGTCCTCTTCTTTTAATAGAGCCATTTGTTAAACCTCCTTGTAATTTAATTCTTCTAAAAATTTGCTTGCTTCCATACCAGCTATTGCTCCATCAGCGACCGCAGTTACTATTTGTCTTAAAACCTTACCTCTTACATCTCCTGCTGCATATATTCCAGGCATAGAAGTATGCATTTTCTCATCTGTTATTATAAAACCATTTGGATCTAAATTCAAAATATCTTTAAAAAGCTCTGTATTAGGAATTAAACCTACGTAGATGAATACACCATCTACAGGAAAAATTTTGGTTTCTCCTGTTTTAAGATCTTCTAATACTAATCTTTCAACTTTTTTCTCTCCTTCTATGGCTTTTACTACATGGCTCCATAGAAATTTAATTTTAGGATTAGAGAAAGCTCTTTGCTGAGTTATCTTTTCGGCTCTTAGAGTATCTCTTCGATGAATAATTGTTACTTCTTCGGCAAATTTTGTTAGGTAAATTGCCTCCTCAACAGCAGAATCTCCTCCTCCAATAACTGCTACTTTTTTCCTAATAAAAAAGGCGCCATCACATACTGCACAATAGGAAACACCTTTCCCTATAAAGTCTTCTTCTCCAGGGACCTCTAATTTTCTTGGTCTTGTTCCAGTTGCGATAATAAGAGTAGGAGCTCTGAAAGTTCCCTGTGATGTTTCAACTATTTTCCAGTTTCCGTCTATTTTTAAGGATAATACATCAGATTCTAATATTTTGGAACCAAATTTTTTAGCTTGAGTTTCCATTCTTTTTACTAACTCTTCACCCGTTATTCCTTCTGGAAAACCAGGATAATTGTCTATTTTTTCTGTAAGAGCTGCATTGCCTCCTAATATACCCTTTTCAATAATTAGGGTTCGCCATAGATTTCTTCCAGTATATATTCCTGCTGTAAGCCCTGCTGGTCCTCCTCCTAAGATAATTACATCTTGTACTTCTTCAATCTTTTCTATAGGTTTTGTTATGGATATAAACTCCATTTTTTCACCTCCCTTTTAATATACCATATGGAGTATATCAAAAATTGATAACATTTCAATAGATTTTATGTTAAGAAACTTTAAAGATTGGTTCTAAGTCTTGAGCTTTTTGTTTAAGAATATTTAACTCCTCATCAGTTAGTGGTTTAAAGTTTTCTCCAACTTCTACTGCCCATTTGAAGAATTTATATTCCCCAGGGGGTATAGCTGCTGTTATGGGTTGAGATAAGGTAAATCTTAATGCCAGTTGGGCAAGTTCTTTGTCATCTATAGGGTCATACCAACATTTGGGATATCTTCTTTCTTGTCCTTCTGGAATTATAGTCTTTGCCATCGCTTTTAAGGCAAGTATGGTTACGTTTTTTTCTTGCGCTTTTTTTACTACCTGAGGACCAAAATTTCCGTTAAAGAAATTTACCCAATTTATAGGGAAAAGAATAGAATCAAAATCAAAGATTTCAAGAAGTTTTAAGGCGACTTCAACAGAATGAGCTGAAAATCCTATATATCTTATTATTCCATCTTTTTTAGCTTTTATAAAAGCTTCTAAAGCCCCATTAGGACCTGTAACTAATTGGAAATCTTCTTCTGTAGTCATGGCATGTAACTGATATAGATCAAAATGGTCTGTTTCAAGTTTTTTTAGAGACCTTTGAAGTTCTTCCCAAGCTTTGTCCTTGATTCTTTCCATGGTTTTACAAGCGAGAAAAATATCTTTTCTTTTTCCACGAAGGGCTGGTCCAAGTTTATCTTCAGCATCTCCATAGGATGGTGCCACATCAAAGTAGTTAATTCCAAGATCTATAGCTTCAGCAACTCTCCTGTTGGCTTCCTTTTGTTCTTCGTTCATTACTAATATTCCACCAAATCCAATAATAGAGAGGAGTTCTCTATTTTTGCCATAGGGTCTTTTTTGGATCATAAAAGACACCTCCTAAATTTTTATACTTTTATTTTAGCTTATCTTTTCATTGCAAAAAAGTATGCTTTCGAATATAATATATTCACACACCCCCCTCCTTACGAGAGGCTGGAGAAATAACCATGAAACTCCAGCCTCTCTTTTTTAATGGGGTTATATAGTTGGAGGAAAAGCAAAGATGCTT from Dictyoglomus turgidum DSM 6724 includes:
- the trxB gene encoding thioredoxin-disulfide reductase; the protein is MEFISITKPIEKIEEVQDVIILGGGPAGLTAGIYTGRNLWRTLIIEKGILGGNAALTEKIDNYPGFPEGITGEELVKRMETQAKKFGSKILESDVLSLKIDGNWKIVETSQGTFRAPTLIIATGTRPRKLEVPGEEDFIGKGVSYCAVCDGAFFIRKKVAVIGGGDSAVEEAIYLTKFAEEVTIIHRRDTLRAEKITQQRAFSNPKIKFLWSHVVKAIEGEKKVERLVLEDLKTGETKIFPVDGVFIYVGLIPNTELFKDILNLDPNGFIITDEKMHTSMPGIYAAGDVRGKVLRQIVTAVADGAIAGMEASKFLEELNYKEV
- a CDS encoding aldo/keto reductase, which encodes MIQKRPYGKNRELLSIIGFGGILVMNEEQKEANRRVAEAIDLGINYFDVAPSYGDAEDKLGPALRGKRKDIFLACKTMERIKDKAWEELQRSLKKLETDHFDLYQLHAMTTEEDFQLVTGPNGALEAFIKAKKDGIIRYIGFSAHSVEVALKLLEIFDFDSILFPINWVNFFNGNFGPQVVKKAQEKNVTILALKAMAKTIIPEGQERRYPKCWYDPIDDKELAQLALRFTLSQPITAAIPPGEYKFFKWAVEVGENFKPLTDEELNILKQKAQDLEPIFKVS
- the pdo gene encoding protein disulfide oxidoreductase: MALLKEEDRQYLENLFRENLKDKLKIILFSDKAAGSKLVVPGRVECPYCQQTREILEELVSLSDKLELEIHDFLTDEILAKKYNLDKIPAILFEKNNNVLGVRYFGIPSGYEFSSLIEDIIDISRGETQLSPNTKAFLATVDKPVHIQVFVTPTCPYCPRAVRLAHQFAMENPLITADMIEAIEFPHLAEKYDVTGVPKTIINEKVEIEGAVPENVFLEYFKSALKA
- a CDS encoding bifunctional folylpolyglutamate synthase/dihydrofolate synthase; this translates as MSYFERLNYLNSFINYEKRLDNITYEEKKFYLERMRYLLKLMGNPQDNLQAFHVAGTKGKGSTSAMIFSILKEAGYKVGLYTSPHLQSIRERISTHKGFISQEEFIDLIDYAKPYIEEAKKHPIFGPPTFFEVLTALAFLYFYIKKLDYVVIEVGLGGRLDATNVINPLVSIITPIGFDHMHILGNTIEKIAFEKAGIIKEGKFVISSIQKEEAEKVIAKVAKERNAIYYKIDNLFKWERKDFSLNGQRFLLSGKDINEEFFIPLLGEHQIVNAITAFGAIYLLRDKLSIDYETVREGFKKVQWMGRFQIVSKSPLTIIDGAHNVESAIALRDTLKNYVNFNRLFLICGLMKDKDAEGFLKILNPLVYSYNFVPLSSHRTRSPEELGNIVKSFNADANINLHTNFYEAINFVKKEASPEDLILITGSLYLAGEALNYFYGNLD